The Hevea brasiliensis isolate MT/VB/25A 57/8 chromosome 1, ASM3005281v1, whole genome shotgun sequence genome has a window encoding:
- the LOC110644071 gene encoding protein ENHANCED DISEASE RESISTANCE 2-like isoform X1 codes for MASPGDKSECEWRERTKSEGAVPLLEPDNCPNGWASPPADKFMVRGPDYLTTKVKIPAEECLLQPLGFDWIKGSTKIAEILKNPNSRVRKVIDDEFPTHDKPFVWAFNLQVPSKDNYSAVAYFVTTEPVPEGSLMDQFLRGDDGFRKSRLKLIANIVKGPWIVRTAVGEQAVCIIGRALTCRYCVEENFFEVDVDIGSSVVASAIVHLAFGYITMLTVDLAFVIEGQTESELPERLLGAVRFSELNPASAHSYEPSSFESAGSLQSSLPTRLWKSIGQGFSQFLNPGVQEGGSTTGLAHVNGTSNHEDCSEDIKKW; via the coding sequence ATGGCCAGCCCTGGTGATAAAAGCGAGTGTGAATGGAGAGAGAGAACCAAATCAGAGGGGGCTGTTCCACTACTTGAACCAGATAATTGTCCAAATGGTTGGGCTTCCCCACCTGCAGACAAATTCATGGTAAGGGGTCCAGATTACTTGACAACCAAGGTTAAAATTCCTGCTGAAGAATGTCTTCTACAGCCTCTTGGGTTTGACTGGATTAAAGGTTCTACAAAGATCGCAGAGATTTTGAAAAATCCAAATAGCCGTGTAAGGAAGGTTATAGACGATGAGTTTCCAACTCATGATAAGCCTTTTGTTTGGGCATTTAATCTACAAGTACCCAGCAAGGATAATTATAGTGCGGTGGCCTATTTTGTTACCACAGAACCAGTTCCAGAGGGATCATTGATGGACCAGTTCTTGAGAGGGGATGATGGGTTCAGAAAGTCAAGGCTTAAACTGATTGCCAACATTGTCAAAGGCCCCTGGATTGTAAGAACGGCAGTTGGGGAGCAGGCTGTATGTATAATTGGGCGTGCCCTTACCTGTAGATACTGTGTAGAAGAGAATTTTTTTGAAGTTGATGTGGATATCGGGTCTTCTGTAGTTGCAAGTGCCATTGTTCATCTGGCATTTGGTTACATCACAATGCTGACTGTTGACTTAGCTTTTGTCATTGAGGGTCAAACTGAGTCAGAGCTTCCAGAGCGACTATTAGGTGCAGTCAGATTCTCTGAACTGAATCCTGCTTCTGCTCACTCATATGAGCCATCATCATTTGAAAGTGCTGGTAGTTTGCAGTCTTCATTGCCAACACGTTTGTGGAAATCTATCGGCCAGGGgttttctcaatttcttaatCCAGGAGTTCAAGAGGGTGGTTCTACCACTGGCTTGGCCCATGTTAATGGAACTTCCAATCATGAAGACTGTAGTGAAGATATAAAGAAATGGTAA
- the LOC110644071 gene encoding protein ENHANCED DISEASE RESISTANCE 2-like isoform X2, with translation MASPGDKSECEWRERTKSEGAVPLLEPDNCPNGWASPPADKFMVRGPDYLTTKVKIPAEECLLQPLGFDWIKGSTKIAEILKNPNSRVRKVIDDEFPTHDKPFVWAFNLQVPSKDNYSAVAYFVTTEPVPEGSLMDQFLRGDDGFRKSRLKLIANIVKGPWIVRTAVGEQAVCIIGRALTCRYCVEENFFEVDVDIGSSVVASAIVHLAFGYITMLTVDLAFVIEGQTESELPERLLGAVRFSELNPASAHSYEPSSFESAGSLQSSLPTRLWKSIGQGFSQFLNPGVQEGGSTTGLAHVNGTSNHEDCSEDIKK, from the exons ATGGCCAGCCCTGGTGATAAAAGCGAGTGTGAATGGAGAGAGAGAACCAAATCAGAGGGGGCTGTTCCACTACTTGAACCAGATAATTGTCCAAATGGTTGGGCTTCCCCACCTGCAGACAAATTCATGGTAAGGGGTCCAGATTACTTGACAACCAAGGTTAAAATTCCTGCTGAAGAATGTCTTCTACAGCCTCTTGGGTTTGACTGGATTAAAGGTTCTACAAAGATCGCAGAGATTTTGAAAAATCCAAATAGCCGTGTAAGGAAGGTTATAGACGATGAGTTTCCAACTCATGATAAGCCTTTTGTTTGGGCATTTAATCTACAAGTACCCAGCAAGGATAATTATAGTGCGGTGGCCTATTTTGTTACCACAGAACCAGTTCCAGAGGGATCATTGATGGACCAGTTCTTGAGAGGGGATGATGGGTTCAGAAAGTCAAGGCTTAAACTGATTGCCAACATTGTCAAAGGCCCCTGGATTGTAAGAACGGCAGTTGGGGAGCAGGCTGTATGTATAATTGGGCGTGCCCTTACCTGTAGATACTGTGTAGAAGAGAATTTTTTTGAAGTTGATGTGGATATCGGGTCTTCTGTAGTTGCAAGTGCCATTGTTCATCTGGCATTTGGTTACATCACAATGCTGACTGTTGACTTAGCTTTTGTCATTGAGGGTCAAACTGAGTCAGAGCTTCCAGAGCGACTATTAGGTGCAGTCAGATTCTCTGAACTGAATCCTGCTTCTGCTCACTCATATGAGCCATCATCATTTGAAAGTGCTGGTAGTTTGCAGTCTTCATTGCCAACACGTTTGTGGAAATCTATCGGCCAGGGgttttctcaatttcttaatCCAGGAGTTCAAGAGGGTGGTTCTACCACTGGCTTGGCCCATGTTAATGGAACTTCCAATCATGAAGACTGTAGTGAAGATATAAAGAAATG A
- the LOC131183065 gene encoding uncharacterized mitochondrial protein AtMg00810-like: MVEEMKALAKNKTWELITLPMGEKPVGCKWVFTVKHRPDGSIERYKARLVAKGFTQMYGVDYQETFALVAKMNTIRILLSCAVNLEWDLQQFDVKNTFLHGDLEEEVYMKIPLGFENGKTKGKVYRLKKALKYIPDLLEEIGMLGCKPAESPIEANHKLQTGVGGSVDIGRYQRLVGRLIYLSHTRLDIAYTVGLVSQYVHDPCEPHLEAIFCILRYLKSVAGKGLLFSKYVHLQIKAFTNADLGGSLDDRRSTSGYCTFVGSNLVTWRSKKQNVTARSSTEIEFRVMA; encoded by the exons ATGGTAGAGGAGATGAAAGCTCTAGCAAAGAATAAGACATGGGAACTTATTACTCTTCCAATGGGGGAAAAACCAGTTGGATGCAAGTGGGTGTTCACTGTGAAACATAGACCAGATGGTTCAATTGAAAGGTATAAGGCTAGGCTGGTAGCAAAAGGCTTCACACAGATGTATGGGGTAGATTACCAGGAAACGTTTGCTCTTGTTGCTAAAATGAATACCATCAGAATTTTACTATCATGTGCAGTAAATCTTGAGTGGGATTTACAGCAGTTTGATGTAAAAAATACCTTTCTACATGGTGATTTGGAAGAAGAAGTATATATGAAAATCCCTCTCGGGTTTGAGAATGGGAAGACCAAAGGAAAAGTTTACAGATTAAAGAAAGCACT GAAGTACATACCAGATCTGTTGGAGGAAATAGGAATGCTAGGTTGCAAACCAGCAGAGTCTCCCATTGAGGCAAATCACAAATTGCAAACAGGAGTTGGGGGATCCGTGGATATTGGGAGATATCAGAGGTTGGTTGGTAGACTGATTTACCTTTCGCATACCAGACTAGATATAGCATATACAGTGGGTCTAGTGAGTCAGTATGTGCATGATCCTTGTGAACCTCATTTGGAGGCTATTTTTTGCATCTTGCGATACTTGAAATCTGTAGCTGGGAAAGGACTTCTTTTCTCAAAGTATGTCCATCTTCAGATTAAGGCATTTACAAATGCAGATTTGGGTGGATCTCTTGATGATAGGAGATCGACATCTGGTTACTGTACTTTTGTTGGTAGTAATCTAGTCACTTGGAGAAGCAAAAAGCAAAATGTGACAGCTAGATCCAGTACAGAGATTGAGTTTAGAGTAATGGCTTAA
- the LOC110644068 gene encoding RHOMBOID-like protein 13, with translation MGKPLFYEIMEKPATSCIIGICSAIWFYIQKKNIGYSHVGLSYETAIEGHHWRIITSAFSHISVLHLAFNMSALWSLGVVEQLGHMGLGVAYYLQYTLVLVVLSGLLVLGMYHILIQRFKVDYFRRVTAVGYSCVVFGWMTILSVKQPSSKLDLFGFLSLPISFAPFESLIFTSIIVPQASFLGHLSGIIVGYSIAWGLIHGMNNFWAISMLGWIVVIFMFSLKRSGAYDFNFLEIESVTDPSLPSVRFLGNGRTLQMSALPLEGVEVV, from the coding sequence ATGGGGAAGCCATTGTTCTATGAGATCATGGAAAAACCGGCTACTAGTTGTATAATAGGGATATGCAGTGCCATATGGTTCTATATACAGAAGAAAAACATTGGGTACTCCCATGTGGGTTTAAGTTATGAAACTGCCATTGAAGGGCACCATTGGAGGATAATCACTTCAGCTTTTTCACATATTAGTGTTCTTCATCTTGCTTTCAATATGAGCGCACTGTGGAGTCTTGGTGTAGTAGAACAGTTGGGGCACATGGGCCTTGGTGTGGcatattatcttcaatacacaCTTGTGCTAGTCGTCTTGTCTGGGTTATTAGTATTGGGAATGTACCATATATTGATACAAAGATTCAAGGTAGATTACTTTCGTAGAGTGACAGCTGTTGGTTATTCTTGTGTTGTTTTTGGGTGGATGACAATTCTTTCCGTGAAGCAACCCTCCTCAAAGTTGGATCTTTTTGGATTTCTTTCGCTACCCATCAGCTTTGCACCTTTTGAGTCATTAATTTTTACGTCAATTATTGTTCCACAAGCAAGTTTTCTTGGTCATTTATCAGGAATTATTGTTGGGTATAGTATTGCATGGGGTTTGATTCATGGGATGAACAATTTCTGGGCAATCTCAATGCTGGGATGGATTGTCGTCATTTTTATGTTCAGTTTGAAGCGATCTGGTGCATATGATTTTAACTTTCTTGAGATTGAATCTGTTACGGATCCTTCATTGCCTTCTGTACGATTTCTTGGGAATGGTAGAACCTTGCAGATGAGTGCATTACCACTTGAAGGTGTTGAAGTTGTTTAA